A part of Olleya sp. Bg11-27 genomic DNA contains:
- a CDS encoding substrate-binding domain-containing protein, with amino-acid sequence MKIKNLKIALNKLIVPIMVLALISSASSCVEHLDSSKATTNSGDDGGEIFKSALDLTGKKIGYCTPSLNAPYYQALLQSIKSTTEKNGMIFYSADGQDDINKQIAAVEDLITRGVDALLLNPKDPDALVGITKVAKAAGIPVFIIDSSINPSADFVTTIQSNNLANGELAGAWLAKKMGSTPMNIALLSGNAGNPVGRTRKQGLLQGITEEQLRTQGKINLNVKTQAYTEWSYAGGLKAMEDILVAHPDINVVITESDVCVLGAIKAIAQAGKTDDILIVAGADGQKEAIKYIMDTDFYGCTAMNSPVQIGKNAVKHAVEYMNGRRDFDKKSYTAPLLITKENAAKYYNPNALF; translated from the coding sequence ATGAAAATTAAAAACCTAAAAATCGCGCTTAACAAACTAATAGTTCCAATAATGGTATTGGCATTAATAAGCAGTGCCTCTAGTTGTGTAGAGCATTTAGACTCCAGTAAAGCAACTACTAATAGTGGAGATGATGGTGGCGAAATATTTAAAAGTGCGCTAGATCTAACTGGTAAAAAAATAGGGTATTGCACACCTTCCTTAAATGCACCGTATTATCAAGCCTTATTACAAAGTATAAAATCGACTACAGAAAAAAATGGAATGATTTTTTACTCGGCAGACGGTCAGGATGATATTAATAAGCAAATAGCAGCGGTTGAAGATCTAATTACTAGAGGGGTTGATGCTTTATTATTAAACCCTAAAGATCCTGATGCTTTAGTTGGAATAACCAAAGTGGCCAAAGCAGCTGGAATTCCGGTCTTTATAATTGATAGTTCTATTAATCCTTCCGCAGATTTTGTAACCACTATCCAATCTAACAATTTGGCTAATGGCGAATTAGCAGGGGCTTGGTTAGCAAAAAAAATGGGGAGTACACCAATGAATATTGCTTTATTGAGTGGGAATGCTGGAAACCCAGTAGGTAGAACTCGTAAACAAGGTTTATTACAAGGGATTACTGAAGAGCAGTTAAGAACGCAGGGTAAAATAAATTTGAATGTTAAAACACAAGCGTATACGGAGTGGTCTTATGCTGGTGGTTTAAAAGCGATGGAAGATATTTTAGTAGCGCATCCAGATATAAATGTGGTTATCACAGAGTCTGATGTTTGTGTATTGGGCGCTATAAAAGCAATTGCTCAAGCCGGGAAAACAGATGATATTTTAATAGTGGCAGGTGCAGATGGACAAAAGGAAGCGATAAAGTATATAATGGATACCGATTTTTACGGTTGTACTGCAATGAATAGTCCAGTGCAAATTGGTAAGAATGCTGTAAAACATGCTGTAGAGTATATGAATGGAAGAAGAGATTTTGATAAAAAATCGTACACAGCACCTTTATTGATTACTAAAGAAAATGCTGCCAAG
- a CDS encoding NUDIX hydrolase: MAPEKILNISVDCVVFGYDITSKSLNVLLIHRFLETENKVLVDDYVLTGYHVYKTETLDDTATRVLKELTGLTNQYKKQFKAFGNPDRLMNEKDLIWIKNEEFNLRTVTIAYYFLLKTEDVNLDSITNKATWFPIDNLPELGFDHKKIILEAYEDLKVKCLSEPIIFKLLPDKFTINEVQDLYQSILNIDIDNRNFRRKLINKKYIIALDEKQVGVSKKPAQLYMFSKDIYDKMFSKNYLISI, translated from the coding sequence ATGGCACCAGAAAAAATTTTAAATATATCTGTAGATTGTGTTGTTTTTGGATATGATATCACCTCTAAATCCTTAAACGTATTATTAATACATCGTTTTTTAGAAACTGAAAACAAAGTACTAGTAGACGATTATGTTTTAACAGGATACCACGTCTATAAAACGGAAACCTTAGACGACACCGCTACTCGCGTTTTAAAAGAGTTAACAGGCCTAACCAATCAATATAAAAAACAATTCAAAGCCTTTGGGAATCCAGACCGATTGATGAATGAAAAGGATTTGATATGGATTAAAAATGAAGAATTCAATCTAAGGACAGTCACAATAGCCTATTACTTTTTACTTAAAACAGAAGATGTTAATTTAGACAGTATCACAAACAAAGCAACGTGGTTTCCTATTGACAACCTACCAGAATTAGGTTTTGATCACAAAAAAATTATACTTGAAGCGTATGAAGATTTAAAAGTAAAATGTCTTTCAGAACCTATTATATTTAAATTACTGCCCGATAAATTTACTATTAACGAAGTTCAAGATTTATACCAATCCATCTTAAATATAGATATTGATAACAGAAACTTTAGACGTAAATTAATTAACAAAAAGTATATTATTGCATTAGACGAAAAACAAGTTGGTGTATCAAAAAAACCAGCCCAACTTTATATGTTCAGTAAAGATATTTACGATAAGATGTTTAGTAAAAATTACCTGATCAGCATCTAG
- a CDS encoding MauE/DoxX family redox-associated membrane protein — MKLIWTVLKVLLAVFMIYAGSQHFIKPAFFNAFVPDFLIYKTAVIYASGIIEVLLGLLLLVPKYASKAAFGIFILMLLFLPIHIWDVFSETPAIGSHKAALIRLPIQFVLIALSYKLYKTNA; from the coding sequence ATGAAACTAATTTGGACTGTATTAAAAGTGTTACTTGCTGTATTTATGATATATGCAGGAAGTCAGCATTTTATAAAACCAGCATTTTTCAATGCATTTGTACCTGATTTTTTAATCTATAAAACAGCTGTTATTTACGCTTCTGGCATCATTGAGGTCCTTTTAGGTCTATTATTATTAGTACCAAAATATGCTAGCAAAGCTGCTTTTGGTATTTTTATTTTAATGCTACTCTTTTTACCAATACATATTTGGGATGTGTTTTCTGAAACCCCTGCTATTGGTAGTCATAAGGCAGCACTGATAAGATTACCGATACAGTTTGTTTTAATTGCTTTGTCTTATAAACTTTATAAAACTAACGCGTAA
- a CDS encoding TetR/AcrR family transcriptional regulator, which yields MAKLQKSIDKRNALIKATIELVNNNGFHATPMSKIAKMANVSPATIYLYFENKQDLVNKTYVEVKAEYTKYAFENFDPNMPVEAGFELIWKRIADFKLKQCDNALFLAQCDNTPMIDEYSRQEGIKHLQPLLDLWQRGRQEGIIKPLSDYLLYAYAINPLSFLMMTEKRGAFKLDQTHLDEAYQSAWSSIKVCS from the coding sequence ATGGCAAAACTTCAAAAAAGTATTGATAAGCGTAACGCATTGATTAAAGCGACGATCGAGTTGGTAAACAACAATGGCTTTCACGCAACACCAATGAGTAAGATTGCAAAGATGGCTAACGTCTCTCCTGCTACTATTTATTTGTATTTCGAAAATAAACAAGATTTAGTAAATAAGACTTACGTCGAAGTCAAAGCCGAATACACAAAATATGCGTTCGAAAATTTTGACCCTAACATGCCTGTAGAAGCTGGTTTTGAATTAATATGGAAACGTATTGCCGATTTCAAACTTAAACAGTGTGATAACGCTTTGTTTTTAGCGCAATGTGATAATACACCAATGATTGATGAGTATAGTAGACAAGAAGGTATAAAACACCTACAACCACTACTCGATCTTTGGCAACGCGGGAGACAAGAAGGCATTATAAAACCATTGTCAGACTATTTATTATACGCCTACGCCATTAATCCTTTATCCTTTTTAATGATGACAGAAAAACGTGGTGCTTTTAAATTAGACCAAACCCATTTAGACGAAGCCTATCAATCTGCATGGAGCAGTATAAAAGTTTGTAGTTAA
- a CDS encoding NAD(P)H-binding protein, producing the protein MKKTAIILGASGLTGGLLLDKLIKNEDYSEIKLFSRSKIEGLPSKVTQFIGDLLDLEQFKTDFKAHQVFCCIGTTAKKTPDKSVYKQIDYGIPVAAAKLAKANGIDTFLVVSALGANPKSSVFYNKTKGEMERDVLKQDIQKTFILRPSLIGGDRKESRTLEKIGLALFRIIQPLLIGKLKHYKITDPGNMAQAMINLANSTSHAEVIITSNDIKRITKNN; encoded by the coding sequence ATGAAAAAAACAGCAATCATATTAGGAGCCTCAGGTTTAACTGGTGGGCTTTTACTCGACAAATTAATTAAAAACGAGGACTATTCAGAGATTAAGTTGTTTTCTCGTTCTAAAATTGAGGGACTACCTAGTAAAGTCACCCAATTTATAGGTGATTTATTGGATTTAGAACAGTTTAAAACTGATTTTAAAGCACACCAAGTCTTCTGTTGTATTGGTACAACAGCTAAAAAAACGCCTGACAAATCCGTTTATAAGCAAATTGATTATGGTATTCCTGTAGCGGCAGCAAAACTAGCCAAAGCCAATGGAATAGACACTTTTTTGGTGGTTTCTGCATTAGGTGCTAATCCAAAAAGTAGTGTCTTTTATAATAAAACGAAAGGCGAAATGGAACGTGATGTCCTAAAACAAGACATTCAAAAGACATTTATACTACGTCCTTCTTTAATTGGTGGTGATCGTAAAGAATCCCGAACCTTAGAAAAAATAGGATTGGCACTGTTTAGGATCATTCAACCTCTATTGATTGGAAAATTAAAACACTATAAAATCACTGATCCAGGAAATATGGCACAAGCCATGATCAATTTAGCAAATAGTACAAGTCATGCAGAAGTCATTATTACTTCAAACGATATTAAAAGAATTACTAAAAACAATTAA
- a CDS encoding NAD(P)H-dependent oxidoreductase, with protein sequence MELLDKLKWRYAAKAMNGEKVAEDKVERILEAARLAPTSSGLQPFEIFVVKNQDIKEQIKPVAWNQSVITDCSHLLVFAAWDTYTPERINHMFDLTNEIRGFENEGWENYRQMLLGMYPQKDPEENFNHAAKQAYIAFTEALTAAAFEGVDATPLEGFEPDAVDKILGLREKGLRSAVMLPIGYRKEDEDWLVSLVKVRKPMSELVTVIE encoded by the coding sequence ATGGAATTATTAGACAAATTAAAGTGGAGATATGCTGCAAAAGCAATGAATGGCGAAAAAGTAGCAGAAGATAAAGTAGAACGTATTTTAGAAGCGGCTCGCTTAGCTCCAACTTCTAGTGGTTTACAACCTTTTGAGATTTTTGTAGTTAAAAATCAAGATATTAAGGAACAAATCAAGCCTGTAGCCTGGAATCAATCGGTAATTACAGACTGTTCTCACTTATTAGTCTTTGCTGCTTGGGATACGTATACTCCGGAGCGTATTAACCACATGTTTGATTTAACTAACGAGATTCGTGGTTTCGAAAATGAAGGATGGGAAAATTACCGTCAAATGTTATTAGGAATGTATCCTCAAAAAGATCCAGAAGAAAACTTTAACCACGCTGCAAAACAAGCTTACATCGCTTTTACTGAAGCATTAACCGCTGCCGCTTTTGAAGGTGTAGATGCAACGCCTTTAGAAGGGTTTGAACCAGATGCAGTGGACAAAATATTAGGCTTACGCGAAAAAGGATTACGTAGTGCTGTAATGTTACCTATTGGTTATAGAAAAGAAGATGAAGACTGGTTAGTAAGCTTAGTAAAGGTGAGAAAACCTATGTCAGAGTTAGTGACTGTAATTGAATAA
- a CDS encoding organic hydroperoxide resistance protein: MKATNYTAIATAKGGRSGHVKTNDGVLDLKVSVPVAFGGQDNGYTNPEQLFAAGWAACFDNALIMVAKAKKIDLESTTTVEATLGAQDDGSFGLSAVIKVKIDNLPTEDAKKIIEGAHRVCPYSKATKGNINVEIIQL; the protein is encoded by the coding sequence ATGAAAGCAACTAATTACACAGCAATAGCTACCGCTAAAGGCGGAAGAAGTGGTCATGTAAAAACGAATGATGGTGTCTTGGATTTAAAAGTATCTGTCCCTGTCGCGTTTGGTGGTCAAGACAACGGTTATACCAATCCAGAGCAATTATTTGCTGCTGGTTGGGCTGCCTGTTTTGATAATGCCCTTATTATGGTCGCTAAAGCTAAAAAAATCGACTTAGAATCTACAACAACTGTAGAGGCCACTCTAGGTGCACAAGACGATGGTAGTTTTGGGTTGTCTGCAGTAATAAAAGTCAAAATTGATAATTTACCGACTGAAGACGCTAAAAAAATTATTGAAGGTGCGCATCGTGTTTGCCCATATTCTAAAGCGACTAAAGGAAATATAAATGTTGAAATCATTCAACTTTAA
- a CDS encoding NADP-dependent oxidoreductase yields MIKTILLNSRPEGKPTVSNFEFTSEDKTLDITSGEVLLEAAYVSVDPYLRGRMSDAKSYVPPFQLNKPVQSGVIAKVIASKNDDFSEGDYVSGLLDWSTQQISNGEGLNKVDGSKAPLSTYLGVLGMTGLTAYLGLTQIGKPVKGETIVVSGAAGAVGSVVGQIAKILGLRVIGIAGTDEKIDMLKDKFGFDAGINYNTSTDINADLKKLAPNGVDVYFDNVGGPISDAVLFNINHFARLIICGAISVYNETELPKSISVQPFLVKNSALMQGFIVSNYADKFPEAMQKLAGWLADGKLKYTETIVDGFDNIPTAFIDLFEGKNKGKMIVKI; encoded by the coding sequence ATGATTAAAACCATATTATTAAATAGCAGACCTGAAGGAAAACCTACGGTTTCAAATTTTGAATTCACCTCAGAAGATAAAACGTTAGATATCACTTCTGGAGAAGTACTTTTAGAAGCAGCTTACGTTTCTGTAGATCCTTATTTAAGAGGACGCATGAGCGATGCTAAGTCTTATGTCCCTCCTTTTCAATTAAACAAGCCCGTACAATCTGGTGTGATCGCTAAAGTGATTGCGTCCAAAAACGATGATTTTTCTGAAGGTGACTACGTTTCTGGACTATTAGACTGGTCCACACAACAAATCTCTAATGGTGAAGGTTTAAATAAAGTCGATGGGTCTAAAGCGCCTCTAAGCACTTACTTAGGTGTTTTAGGAATGACAGGATTAACTGCATATTTAGGTTTAACTCAGATAGGTAAACCTGTTAAAGGTGAGACGATTGTAGTTTCTGGAGCTGCAGGCGCTGTTGGAAGTGTTGTTGGTCAAATAGCAAAAATATTAGGACTTCGCGTTATAGGAATTGCAGGTACCGATGAGAAGATTGACATGCTAAAAGACAAATTTGGTTTTGATGCAGGTATCAATTATAACACCAGTACAGATATTAATGCGGACTTAAAAAAACTAGCACCAAATGGTGTTGATGTTTATTTTGATAATGTTGGAGGTCCAATATCTGATGCTGTATTATTCAATATAAACCATTTTGCTAGACTCATTATTTGTGGTGCAATATCTGTTTATAACGAAACCGAATTACCTAAAAGTATTAGCGTACAACCCTTTTTAGTAAAAAACAGTGCGTTAATGCAAGGATTTATTGTCTCTAATTATGCCGATAAATTCCCAGAAGCCATGCAAAAACTAGCAGGATGGTTAGCGGACGGCAAATTAAAATATACTGAAACCATAGTAGACGGTTTTGATAACATCCCAACCGCTTTTATCGATCTATTTGAAGGTAAAAACAAAGGGAAAATGATTGTTAAAATCTAA
- a CDS encoding iron-containing alcohol dehydrogenase, whose product MNNFDFKNPTKIIFGKDTIAKVKEEIPQDAKVLLLYGGGSIKKNGIYDQVKTALATVEVVEFGGIPANPEYATLMGALQVIKDENITYLLAVGGGSVIDGTKFLSAAALYDGDTPWDILAKNIRTEKGMPFGTVLTLPATGSEMNSGAVITRAETQEKLAMGGPGLFPQFSILDPQVIQSIPQRQLANGLTDAFTHVLEQYMTYPIGALLQDRFAESILQTLVEVAPKVLKDPTDYKAASNFMWSCTMALNGLIQKGVPTDWAVHAIGHELTALFGIDHARTLAVIAPSHYTFNFEDKKEKLAQYGERVWNITEGSTEDKAHAAIEKTVAFFHELGIDTKLSDYTKDYEGTAEKISQRFTDRGWTGLGEHQTLSPDKVEKIVKMAY is encoded by the coding sequence ATGAACAATTTTGATTTTAAAAATCCTACTAAAATTATTTTTGGAAAGGATACGATAGCAAAAGTAAAAGAAGAAATCCCTCAAGATGCTAAGGTATTATTACTTTACGGAGGAGGAAGTATTAAGAAAAACGGAATATACGACCAAGTTAAGACTGCATTAGCTACTGTTGAAGTTGTTGAGTTTGGAGGTATTCCTGCAAATCCAGAGTACGCTACTTTAATGGGAGCGCTACAGGTTATTAAAGACGAAAATATTACGTATTTACTAGCCGTTGGTGGTGGTTCTGTCATTGATGGGACTAAATTTTTATCCGCTGCTGCGCTCTACGATGGTGATACACCATGGGATATTTTGGCGAAAAACATCAGAACTGAAAAAGGAATGCCTTTCGGAACTGTTTTAACATTACCAGCAACAGGATCTGAAATGAATTCTGGTGCCGTAATTACTAGAGCCGAAACGCAAGAGAAATTAGCGATGGGTGGTCCTGGTTTATTTCCTCAGTTTTCAATTTTAGACCCTCAGGTGATACAATCTATTCCACAACGTCAATTAGCTAATGGTTTAACAGATGCGTTTACACACGTCTTAGAACAATACATGACGTATCCTATTGGTGCTTTATTACAAGATCGTTTTGCGGAGAGTATTTTACAAACCTTAGTAGAAGTTGCTCCCAAAGTATTAAAAGATCCTACAGACTACAAAGCTGCTTCAAACTTTATGTGGAGTTGCACCATGGCGTTAAACGGATTAATCCAAAAGGGAGTACCTACAGATTGGGCTGTTCATGCTATTGGTCATGAGTTAACTGCTTTATTTGGTATCGATCATGCACGTACTTTAGCTGTGATTGCACCAAGCCACTACACCTTTAATTTTGAAGACAAAAAAGAAAAATTAGCACAATATGGTGAACGCGTTTGGAATATTACCGAAGGTAGTACGGAGGATAAAGCCCATGCTGCTATTGAAAAAACAGTTGCTTTTTTCCATGAATTAGGTATTGATACTAAATTATCAGATTATACTAAGGATTATGAAGGTACTGCCGAAAAGATCTCTCAACGATTTACAGATCGTGGTTGGACAGGATTAGGAGAGCACCAAACATTATCTCCGGATAAGGTTGAGAAAATAGTAAAAATGGCTTACTAA
- a CDS encoding type 1 glutamine amidotransferase domain-containing protein, which yields MNVIKALALTLTIVTASSCKDNKNETPSEKVSEVKTELKKEKIMKVLFVLTSHDQLGDTGKKTGFWVEEFASPYYSLLDKGADITIATPKGGAAPIDPSSDSPDAATAATERFNKDADAKSKIENTNKLSDINVDDFDAVFYPGGHGPLWDLANDATSIALIEKFNAQDKPVAFVCHAPAALKGVKGTDGKPLVNGKKVTGFTNTEEAAVGLTDVVPFLVEDMLTENGGIYSKKEDWAAYAIQDGNLITGQNPASSELVAEKLLESLK from the coding sequence ATGAATGTAATAAAAGCATTAGCGTTAACGCTAACAATAGTAACAGCATCAAGCTGTAAAGACAATAAAAACGAAACACCCTCTGAAAAAGTTTCAGAAGTAAAAACAGAATTAAAAAAAGAAAAAATTATGAAAGTATTATTTGTATTAACCTCTCACGATCAATTAGGAGACACAGGAAAGAAAACAGGATTTTGGGTTGAAGAATTCGCAAGTCCATATTACTCATTATTAGACAAAGGTGCTGATATTACTATCGCGACTCCAAAAGGAGGTGCAGCACCAATAGATCCAAGTAGTGATTCTCCTGATGCTGCTACAGCTGCAACAGAGCGTTTTAACAAAGATGCAGACGCTAAGTCTAAAATTGAAAACACTAATAAATTATCAGATATTAATGTTGACGATTTTGATGCTGTATTTTATCCAGGAGGACATGGTCCATTATGGGATTTAGCAAATGACGCAACATCAATTGCATTAATCGAGAAGTTTAACGCACAAGATAAGCCAGTAGCATTTGTATGTCACGCCCCTGCAGCATTAAAGGGTGTTAAAGGAACTGATGGAAAACCATTAGTGAATGGTAAAAAAGTAACAGGATTTACCAATACTGAAGAAGCTGCTGTTGGATTAACAGACGTTGTACCATTTTTAGTAGAAGATATGCTAACTGAAAATGGCGGAATCTATTCTAAAAAAGAAGACTGGGCAGCTTACGCTATTCAAGATGGTAATTTAATTACTGGACAAAACCCAGCATCGTCTGAGTTAGTTGCAGAAAAATTATTAGAAAGCTTAAAATAA
- a CDS encoding cold-shock protein: protein MSKGTVKFFNDTKGFGFITEEGVDKDHFVHISGLIDEIREGDEVEFDLQEGNKGLNAVNVKVI from the coding sequence ATGAGTAAAGGTACAGTAAAGTTTTTCAACGACACAAAAGGTTTTGGATTTATCACTGAAGAAGGAGTTGATAAAGATCATTTCGTACACATTTCTGGATTAATCGATGAGATTAGAGAAGGTGATGAGGTTGAATTTGACTTACAAGAAGGAAACAAAGGATTAAACGCAGTTAACGTAAAAGTTATCTAA
- a CDS encoding cold-shock protein: protein MSKGTVKFFNDTKGFGFITEEGVDKDHFVHISGLIDEIREGDEVEFDLQEGNKGLNAVNVKVI from the coding sequence ATGAGTAAAGGAACAGTAAAGTTTTTCAACGACACAAAAGGATTTGGTTTTATCACTGAAGAAGGCGTAGACAAAGATCATTTTGTACACATTTCAGGATTAATCGATGAGATTAGAGAAGGTGATGAGGTTGAATTTGACTTACAAGAAGGAAACAAAGGGTTAAACGCAGTTAACGTAAAAGTTATCTAA
- a CDS encoding cold-shock protein, producing MSKGTVKFFNDAKGFGFITEEGVDKDHFVHISGLIDEIREGDEVEFDLQEGNKGLNAVNVKVI from the coding sequence ATGAGTAAAGGAACAGTAAAGTTTTTCAACGACGCAAAAGGATTCGGTTTTATCACTGAAGAAGGAGTAGACAAAGATCATTTTGTACACATTTCTGGATTAATCGATGAGATTAGAGAAGGTGATGAGGTTGAATTTGACTTACAAGAAGGAAACAAAGGATTAAACGCAGTTAACGTAAAAGTTATCTAA
- a CDS encoding nitric-oxide reductase large subunit has product MKKVWIAFSSVVILSFIALIWVGTEVYQKQPPIPETVIIEETGEVVYTKADIQIGQNVWESIGGMEVGSIWGHGSYVAPDWSADWIHKEAVFMLDAWAKKDYNTTYDNLDVEPKAALKARLIKTIKTNTFNPLDKSVSITQERYTAIVSNTAHYTDIFSNGYEQYAIPKGALEDTKKLEQLNAFLFWTSWAASTNRPDKEYTYTSNWPHEPLIGNTITADSQIWSGFSVVLLLLFIGILTYYYLRKHEKGEAVIHPKEDPLGKLVLTRSQKSVLKYFIVISLLIGLQVILGVLTVHYTVEGQAFFGYDLSSVLPYSITRTWHTQLAVFWIAATWLATGLFLASMISGKEMKYQVFGINFLFIALLIIVLGSLVGEWLGVHQFLDLTTNFFFGHQGYEYMDLGRFWQIFLGIGLVLWVLMVGRHVVFGIRKNDDSKHLLIILLISVIAIGMFFFSGLMYGENSSLPVINYWRWWLVHLWVEGFFEVFATVIIAFIFLRMKILSAKTAGRASIASATIFLAGGIIGTLHHLYYSGTPVQAIALGATFSALEVVPLTLMGFEIRENWNLLKSNAWVQNYKWPIFFFIAVSFWNMVGAGVFGFLINPPIALYYIQGLNTTAVHAHTALFGVYGLLGMGFIIICLRFYSDRVWSSTKLKRAFWLLNIGLVAMVVFSMLPIGVIQAYTSITKGYSFARSADLLYSPTVQTLKWLRMIGDIIFSVGIFYFCWFTINETIYCLKKKI; this is encoded by the coding sequence AATACCAGAAACGGTAATAATTGAAGAAACAGGAGAGGTCGTATATACCAAAGCCGACATACAAATTGGACAAAACGTTTGGGAGTCTATAGGAGGTATGGAAGTCGGTTCTATTTGGGGACATGGTAGTTATGTTGCTCCAGATTGGTCTGCCGATTGGATACATAAAGAAGCCGTTTTTATGCTAGATGCATGGGCTAAAAAAGACTACAATACGACTTATGATAATTTAGATGTAGAGCCTAAAGCAGCCTTAAAAGCGCGTTTAATTAAGACCATTAAAACAAATACTTTTAATCCTTTGGATAAAAGTGTTTCCATAACACAAGAGCGTTACACGGCTATTGTTAGCAATACGGCACATTATACCGATATTTTTTCTAACGGTTATGAGCAATATGCCATACCAAAAGGGGCATTAGAAGACACTAAAAAATTAGAGCAGCTAAATGCTTTTCTATTTTGGACTTCTTGGGCAGCGAGTACTAACAGACCCGATAAGGAGTATACTTACACATCAAACTGGCCACACGAACCTTTAATTGGTAATACAATTACTGCCGATTCTCAAATATGGTCGGGATTCTCGGTAGTATTATTACTATTATTTATTGGGATATTAACGTACTATTATCTTAGAAAACATGAGAAAGGAGAGGCTGTTATTCATCCTAAAGAAGATCCTTTAGGAAAATTAGTGCTTACCAGATCTCAAAAATCGGTTTTAAAATATTTTATAGTCATATCACTATTAATAGGACTTCAGGTAATATTAGGCGTGTTAACGGTACATTATACTGTAGAAGGTCAGGCCTTTTTTGGTTACGATTTATCTAGTGTATTACCTTATTCCATAACCAGAACTTGGCATACGCAATTAGCAGTATTCTGGATTGCTGCCACATGGTTAGCAACAGGTTTATTTTTAGCATCAATGATTAGTGGTAAAGAAATGAAATACCAAGTCTTTGGTATTAATTTCCTCTTTATTGCATTACTTATTATTGTTTTAGGATCTTTAGTAGGCGAGTGGCTTGGTGTACATCAGTTTTTAGATTTAACAACCAATTTTTTCTTTGGGCATCAAGGTTACGAGTACATGGACTTAGGTAGATTCTGGCAAATATTTTTAGGTATCGGTCTTGTTTTGTGGGTACTTATGGTTGGAAGACACGTCGTATTTGGTATTAGAAAAAACGATGATTCTAAGCATTTATTAATCATATTACTAATTTCTGTAATTGCTATTGGTATGTTTTTCTTTTCAGGATTAATGTATGGTGAAAACAGTAGTTTACCAGTAATTAACTATTGGAGATGGTGGTTAGTGCACCTTTGGGTAGAAGGATTCTTCGAAGTTTTTGCAACTGTAATTATTGCTTTTATTTTTCTAAGAATGAAAATTCTTTCGGCTAAAACAGCAGGACGTGCTTCTATAGCCTCTGCAACAATATTTTTAGCAGGTGGTATTATTGGGACGCTTCATCATCTGTACTATTCGGGAACACCAGTGCAAGCCATAGCTTTAGGTGCTACATTTAGTGCGCTAGAAGTGGTGCCACTTACTTTAATGGGTTTCGAAATTAGAGAGAATTGGAACTTGTTAAAATCTAACGCGTGGGTTCAAAATTACAAATGGCCAATATTCTTTTTTATAGCAGTTTCTTTCTGGAATATGGTAGGTGCAGGTGTTTTTGGTTTTTTAATAAACCCTCCAATTGCATTGTATTACATTCAAGGTTTAAACACCACAGCAGTACATGCGCATACCGCATTATTTGGAGTTTATGGACTGTTAGGAATGGGCTTTATAATTATATGTTTACGTTTTTATTCAGACCGTGTTTGGAGTTCTACAAAATTAAAAAGAGCCTTTTGGTTATTAAATATCGGTTTAGTAGCTATGGTTGTTTTTAGTATGTTACCAATAGGTGTTATTCAAGCGTATACATCTATTACAAAAGGCTATTCGTTTGCGCGTAGTGCAGATTTACTGTACTCACCAACAGTTCAAACCTTAAAATGGTTACGTATGATTGGAGATATTATTTTTTCTGTAGGAATATTTTATTTCTGCTGGTTTACTATTAACGAAACTATTTACTGTTTAAAAAAGAAAATCTAA